The genomic interval TCAGGGAGGCCTCTTCCATCGTCGCGTCAGCGGTGGGGAAAATACCACTGGAGTACATCATGGTCGGATCTAAAAATAACTCAAATAATTCGTTACCCAGATCGTAATGGGCTGCGATGTTACGGCGACTGCCTTTTTCATTGTTCTGATTTAAGCGGTGGAAGAACTTTAAGAAAGGGCCAGAGATCAGCGAGGCAATGCCCCCTTCCATGGCATTCATCAGATCGATATTTCTAGCCATCACGCGCACGGCTTTGGTCAAATCGGGAGTGGTCCAATCACCTGTCATATACGCCTCCGCGGCACCGATACTGCCACCAGTAAGGATATCAACATAGGCGCTAGCATCTTGGATATGCAGTTCTGCATAAAGATCATGATCTGCAGTTAGATTTTCACCAAAGACAAAGGCGTCATCGCCCTCTTTTATCACCAAGCATCCTGTATGCAGTTTTTGTAACTGCCCGTGAATTAGCTTACGCGCCAATTTACGCAAAAAACTCAATCGACTTTTTTTAATATCCAGTTCCGCTACTGACGTGGCCATACCGGAGACTCCTATCTTGTTTTATTGTCGGCCCCTTGAGGGGTAGCCGTTTTGGTTTTTGGGTGATCGTAAAAAGGCACCTTCATCCACAATCTCAAGGCGTGCCAGTAAATACCCCACATCACCTTTACGGTTATTAAAGGGGTTTGGATCAAGCTCTTAGGTAACGCCTGCCAACTGCGCTTTTCCATGGTTAAGGTAGCATCAAAATGCTTTTCATTGTCTGCATCCTGCATAAAGTTATCCATATGCACATGCAGTTTCTCGCCAGGTTCAGAAAACACCCAGCGATAATCCATATTCATTGGGTTAAATGGCGATACATGAAACTGTTTTGCAAAATGGAAAATATGCTTATTATCGCCTTTCAGCTCCACTTTCATGGCCGCGTCGCTTTGCCCTTTCGGCAAGACATAACTATGGCGCTCACCCCAGGGCGTATTGGTTATTTGCGATACGATTGCAACCAGTTGATCGAATTCATCATAGCAATAATAAAAACTTACGGGATTAAAAATGATATTGAAGTGTCTCCCATGAGTGAGCAACATCACTCGCGTAATGTTTTGATATTGTAAACCACGCTCAGCAAAATCCTTTTCCACATGGTCAATAATCGACTGTTTCAAATCTGACTGATTACCTTGAAAGTAATCATCGCGTCTTAGGCTCAACAAATTAAAACGCTCAAGGGAGGCGTACCATTTTCCACGAAAGATCTCAGACCATTCATCAAGATCAATGAACATCATGTACAAAGAGTAGTTCAGCTCATGACGCTTGGGTAAAAAGCGGCGATGGCGTACTTCTCCTTGGTAAATACATGAATTCTTAATGCTCATATCAATCGATTCCAATGCCAAAGTCCTTACACACCATCAGTGCGCTATTCACTCCGTCTTCGTGGAAACCATTTAACCAATAGGCTCCGCAAAAATGCGTGCGATTTTTGCCACTGATGTCGCTATGGCGTTTTTGCGACGCGACACCATCCAGTGTGAAGACGGGGTGTGCATAACGGAACTTAGCAATAATCTTATCAGGGTCAATCTCTTGATTGCGATTTAAGGTAACCAAAAAGGTTTCGTCCGCGTCCTGATAATTTTGCAAGATATTCATATTATAGGTGACCATGGCATATTCGCTTTTACGTTGCGGAATATGATAGTTCCATGCCGCCCATGCCAATTTTCGCTTGGGCATCAAGCGCTCATCTGTGTGTAATACCACGTCGTTCATTTGATAAGGAATGGTGCCCAGAATATGCTCTTCATCCATACTGGCGTCACTTAACATGGACAATGCTTGATCGCTATGACAGGCGAATATTACTTGATCAAACTCGTGAGTGCCTTGATTAGTCGTGATTGTCACACCAGTATCATGGCGCTTCACAGAGGTCACTGGCGTATTTAAATGAATACGTTCTTTAAACGGCGCGGTAATAGGATCAATGTAAGAACGAGAGCCACCGGTCAGCACTCGCCAGGTTGGTCGATCATCGACACTGAGCATGCCATGGTTATTAAAGAATTGAAGGAAGAACTTTAATGGAAAGTCCATCATCACATCCACAGATGCGGACCAAATGGCGCTGCCCATGGGGACAATGTAGTGATGCACAAATTCTTTGCCGTAACCTTGCTCTTCCACAAATTCACCAAGTGTCTGACCCTCGTCTATCTTTTGCTGACTCAATGCGGATACGGTTTCTTTGTTAAAGCGCAGAATGTCCCGCACCATGCGCAAGAAGCGTGGTCGAATTATATTAATACGCTGGGCAAATAAGCTATTCAAGCTGGTGCCGTTGTATTCTAAACCTGAGTTTTCATCGCGCACACTGAAACTCATGTCCGACTCTTCGCTCTCCACACCCAACTTGTCCATTAACTTGATAAAGTTAGGATAGGTCCAGTCGTTAAATACGATAAAGCCGGTATTCACTGGATAGGTTTTACCATTGGATTCAACATCGTAGGTATGTGTGTGGCCGCCAAGGTAATCATTGGCTTCGAATAATGTGATCTCGTGTTTCTGCGATAAAAGATATCCACATGTGAGACCAGAAATACCAGAACCAACAATAGCGATTCTTTGTTGTTCATTATTATTTTGCATCTATTAACTATCCCTAAAAATTAACCAAAACGCTTTTTCAATGCGCCAATCGCCCAACCTAAAACGGGCACGTGCTCATAAAGCAAAGCACCGCCATCAAAATAATCTTTGTGAGAGTAAATTTTATCGTGAAACTTTAATTTCGAAGCACCATCAACGGTGACTGGCTCACCTTTATTGAGCTTGGGATGGACGAAGGTCATCGTCCACGTGATCACGGCTGCGCCATCTTTTACATAGCGATCATGAAACTGGAATTCACAACGGGTTACATTTTCGTACATATCGGCACAGTACTTTAGATACTGCGACATGCCTTCGATTCGATGAAACGGATCAATAAACACAATATCATCGGCATAAACATCTTTTACCAACTCTATGCTGTCTTTATTCAAAGAGTGGTAAAGCTGCTCGAATCGATCAAGAGGATGCTGAGCTAAATCGGTTTGCTGCATATCACTTCCCCTTCTCACGACCTTCGCGCAAGATTTTCTCAGGCACGGGAGTTAGATCATAAATAATGCCCAGCTTACTCATGGCCTTCAAAATATAATAAGAAATATCAATCTCCCACCAGTAAAACCCTTGGCGAGCAGACGTAGCAAATCGATGGTGGTTGTTGTGCCAACCTTCGCCCAAGGTAATTAGGGCTAACCAAAAATTATTTCGACTATCATCGCGGGTTTCAAAACGGCGTTTGCCCCATTGATGACACAAAGAATTAATCGTAAAAGTGCCGTGAAATAAAAGCACCGTAGAAATGAAGTACCCCCAGATCAGCATCTGCCAACCACTAGTACCTAGATTGGGCCATAAGGCATTCAATACTACACCCAAAGCAAACATGCATACCGCCATTAAAACAGGGACGAGACTATCGTAGCGGTTTAGGAATTTAAGCTCTGGAAATTTTGCCCAATCTTTTACCACTGAATAGTCAGTTTTAAAGGCCGCATCACAAGTAAACCATCCCACGTGGCTCCACCAAAAACCGTGTTTCACTGGGCTGTGCAAATCTTCGTCTTCGTCACTATGCTTATGATGTTTGCGGTGATGGGCTGCCCACCAAAGAGGTCCGCGCTGAGATGCGCTATTACCAAGAATCGCGAAGCAAAATTGCCAAAAGCGATTAGTTTTAAAACTGCGGTGGGAAAAATAGCGATGATAAAACGCGGTAATGGCAAACATTCTTACCCAATACATTAGTAAGCATACGGCAACGGCGACGGGACTGATGCCCACCCAAATTACGGCGATACAGGCTAAATGAATAAAGATGAATGGCATGACCCGCAGCCAGTTCATTTCACGGCTTTCGGCGCCGTCTTTTAAGGGGGCGTCTTGCTGTTCAGCGTCCACCCATAACTTGATCGTTCGCCACAACGAGCCAGCGCTTCTGCTAATGCTCATATTAAAGACTCCTGAGAATAAAATTCTTTATTTGAGGCATCCAACTCTTTAAACCACTGCTTAGTTTGTACCACTGCTTGTTTATGATCCACAATCGGGGCTGGATAGCCCAGCTTCTTAACCGTAATGGGATCTGGGTTATGTATTCGCTTATCATCTAAGCTAGCCAGCTCGGGCACGTACTGCCTCAAAAATGTACCTTTACTATCAAAACGTTCACTTTGGCGAATTGGATTAAAAATACGAAAGTATGGAACAGCATCCACACCAGTAGACGCACTCCACTGCCAACCGCCATTGTTACTGGCGAGATCGCCATCGATCAGCTGTTGCATGAAATAGGCCTCACCTAAGCGCCAATCAATAAATAAATGCTTGCTTAAAAACATAGCGGCGACCATGCGCAAACGATTATGCATCCATCCAGTTTGATTTAATTGGCGCATGGCTGCATCAACCAGCGGATAGCCAGTACGACCATCACACCACGCTTGGAACAAGGCTTGATCTTTTTTCCATGGCAAATGATCGGTTTCTTGCTTAAAGGCTTTGTATTGACAAACATGAGGAAAGAAATAAATGAGGTGACGATAAAAATCTCTCCAAATCAATTCAGATTGCCAGGTCGCTATACCCTCAGGCTTGCTTCCCGAAGGGCTCACTTGCTGCGACATCTGCCAACACTGACGAACGCTCAAACTACCGATGGCTAAATAAGGGCTTAGCGTACTAGTGCCATCCAGCGATGGAATATCACGATCACGTTTGTAGGCTTTGATTCGATCTTTACAAAATTCATCCAATGCATCCAGCGCAACCTGTTCACTACCTTGCCAAGGGTCAATATCCACCTGAGCAATAGATTGCAAAGCACTGATATCGGTTTTTACTTTGGGTGCTTGCTGTTTCTTTGGCAACGGATATAAATCCCTCATGTAAATATCCAACTGCGCTAAATATGCCTTCTTAAACGCGGTGAAAACTTTGTAAGGTTGATCTTGTTTGTTAACAATAACACCTGGTTGTATTAAGCACTGATCATGATATTCATGACATTTTATATCCTGTTGCTGTAAAGCTTCTGTCACATTTTTAGTCAGCGCCACTTCATTAACTTCGTATTCAGCATTGCAAAACAGTTGCTCAACATTGTATTGCTGCAAAACACTCACGAATGTTTTAGGAATGGATTTAAAATCCGCGGTATCAATGACAATGAGTGGCACACCCAAAGCCGCAAGTGATTGCGTTAAATCTTCTAACTGCTGACGTATAAGTGATCGCTGGCGTAGAGAGACTTGATGCTCGTCCCATTGTTTTTGCGCTAAGCAATAGAACGCAATGCACTGACCGTTTTTCATGGCATGGAATAGCGCCGGATTGTCGTGAACACGAAGGTCTCGTCGAAACCAAACGGCATTAAAACTAGACATCAAGCGCTCTCCAAATGACTTTCTAGTATCACTTCTGCGGCGGCCATACCACTCAAACAAGCCGACTCGGCATCACTCACTCGCAATGCCTGAGGTTGCTGCTCCGTATAGGCTTTATAGGCGTAATCAGATGCAATTAATAAATCTGGTCTAAGAGTAATATATCCTGATGATAGCCTAATGTCCCTGTCTATTAATTCTTGGCCGATACCGTCCGCATATTGGCTATAAAGCCATCGATGCGTGTGCTGAGCAATTGGACGCAATGGACCCAGAACCGCCTCTGCCGCCTGAATCAACTTTTCACCTACTTTGGCTTTATCATCGTCAAGATGCGTCAAGGAAAATTCGGTAGTTGCTTGCAGCTTTAACAAACTATGACCAGCACTATCCCGTTGAGGTTTGCAATGCTCGAAAGCAATACTGTGCAGAGCATTGTCGTCCAACTTCATAATGGCATCACTGCTCGATATTTTTTTATTGGTCGCCACCAGCGTAACAAAACTTGGATGACAACTGAGTGACGTTAGCGCAGATTTAATCTTGGCAAACTCATTTGGCAATATGGCCGATGCCTGTTGTGCTGGAGCCGTTATAATCACGTGAGAAGCACTCACGTCCGTTTTCTTCCCTTCCGTGTTTTCAAGCGACAACTGCCAGCCACCATTTACGCTTGATGCCAAAGAAAGCACACGAGTAGACAGTAGAAAATCACAATTCTCTGTTAGGGCTCGCGTGACCACCGAGTTGCGTCCGCGACCGCAATAAAAATCGTGATCGTCTCGTTGAAACCACAAATCAATTTGTTCATTTTTTTGTAATGTTGCGAGACGCGCTTGCCATTGTGCACTGTTGGCTTCGAATGCACTTAGCCCCATATCAAAGCCAACCGAATGCTCATCGTCACATTGCAGGCGCTTACTAGACGCACGCCCGCCAGTGCCGCGCGCCTTATCGATTAACAAAACTCGATGTCCTTGAGCCTGCAAAGTATAAGCGGCATTCACGCCCGCCAAACCCGCTCCGATGATGATAATTGGATAGTGCTGCATATGATGATAAAACCTTATCTGATACCATGCATTTTGTGAGCCTTTTACGCTCCACGGACTGACTCAGATCACTGCTGCGACAAAGTTTTGCTTTACCAGAACTCGCCATTGATTTACTTTAAAAAAAAGCATTTAAAAAGGATATTTCCTTGAGTTACTCGCGAAGTGAGTCCAACAATAAGCTGGGCGAACTCATTGTTAAATTGGCCGAAGATCAAGACCAGCGCACCTTTGCAGAGCTATTCGAATTGTCATCTTCTCGCTTGAAGGCCTATGCACTTCGTTGCGGTGCCAATGACAGTGAAGCCGAAGAATTGGTGCAGGAGTGTTTGCTCACTGTTTGGCGTAAAGCGCACCTTTATAATCCAAAGGCGGCCAGTGCCAGTACATGGTTATATACCATCATCCGGAATAAGCGTATCGACCTAGCGCGCAAGAATAAATTGGATGTCATACATTCCGAGGATTTGTGGCCAGACTGGGAAGACGATCAAGAGGGCTCAGAGGATGTAGAATCTGAGGTCGAACGTGATCTGAATGGGAAGGTTATCCGTACACTACTACAAGCCTTACCAGATGAGCAGAAACAGATCGTCTTTAAGGTGTATTTTGAAGGTAAGTCCCATAGCGAAATTGCTGGGGAATTGGACCTACCTCTAGGAACCATCAAGTCTAGGCTACGCCTAGCGATGAAAAAGTTAGATACCCTAGCAAAAGAGCAGGTAACATGGCTAATTATCATCCTAACGCTGAACTTTTAATGCAGTTCGCTGCAGGGCAGCTCGACAACGCCCTAGGCATTATGGTGGCCTGCCACATTCAGCAGTGTCCCCATTGTCGCAATCAGGTCCGAACGTACGAGCGCCTGGGCGGTGAGCTGCTAGAAACAATGTGGACAAAAGCCGACGACAACATTGTCGTTAGCGAAGATTTATTAAGTAAAACGATCGCCCGCTTGGGAGACAGTCGCTCGTCGTCAGCATCAGCTGAGGATACGGGTGTAGACAAAAATATTCCCAAGCCATTGCGTCGTTTCGTACCCAAGAATTTCGACGACTTGCCTTGGTATGGCTTTAGCAGCAATATCCAACAGTATGATCTTAATTTTGGCGACGACAATCAGTACGTTGCCAAGTTTTACAAAATTAAGGCGGGCAAAGAGTTACCTGAGCATACACACAAGGGCAACGAGTTTACTTTAGTGATGAGTGGAGCCTTCAGTGACGAGGCTGGCAGCTACCATAGTGGTGACTTCATTCTCGCAAACGAGCAGACTCAACACAGCCCTCGTGCTCATAACGACATGGATTGTATCTGCTTTGCGGTTATGGATGCGCCCTTGAAACTGACTGGTTTCTGGGGAGCTCTTATTAACCCATTCTTACGCTGATGTGTATTGCCACATCAAGCATACTAAAAAAGGGGCGCTAGCCCCTTTTTAATTTTCTAATGTAAGCAAATTATCAATATCACAGACCATCAAACTGGCAAATGCTGTAGATATTAAAGCCAGCGTCCCTCAGGCGCTCACTGCCCTTTAGGTCTGGTAGATCAATGATAGCCGCTACTTCCAATACATTCGCATCCAGCTTCTTGATCAGCTCGCAGGCCGCTAGCATGGTTCCCCCAGTTGCGATTAAATCATCCATTACCACTACGTTATCGCCGGCTTTTAGAGCATCTGTGTGCAGCTCGATCTCTGCTTCGCCGTACTCGAGTTTGTAGCTTTGGCTCACGGTTTCGTAAGGGAGTTTTCCTTTTTTACGCACCGGCACCAACGGTACTCCCAACTCATATGCTAAAGGCGCACCAAGGATAAAGCCACGGGCATCAATGGCAGCGACCGCATCCACAGTTTCTTTTTGGTAACGGTGTACAAAGCTATCGATTAGTTTTCTAAAAATATGGGCGTCTTGCAGCAAGGGCATGATATCGCGAAACATCACACCTTCATCTGGCCAGTTCTCTATCGTTCGAACCGCTTGCTTAATTTCGTTTTCGTATGCAGACATGTTTTTCTCTGGTCAAATCCATTCACAAAATCAGGTGACTAGATTTTAGTCAATTTACTGCATGCACCATTCTAAAGCCAAAATTCCGCTTTCCACTGACACCCTATTTTTTGGACGCTCTATACTGGTTCACACAAGGTTTACTATTAGCACTCATGAGCACCTTAAGAGTGCTCAAACCCGCCATTTTACGGGGATTTTAATATTTTTTAACCCTCTGGTCAGGTTATTGGTGAAATTATAACTTCACCCCCTATAATAGGCCAAAACACAGTCTGCAAAGACTTAAAACTATAAACGACCAAAACCTTAGATAACCCTAGGAACACAACCTATGCTTGAGAAACTCTTTAAGCTGAGTCAATTCGGCACTACACCTAAAACCGAGGTCATAGCCGGTTTCACCACCTACCTAACTATGGCCTATATCATTTTTGTTAACCCAGCCATCCTTGCCGATGCCGGTATGGACAAGGGCGCTGTTTTTGTCGCCACCTGTATTGCCGCAGCTATCGGTTGTTTCATCATGGGTTTTTGGGCCAACTTACCTGTTGCCCTCGCTCCAGGTATGGGTCTTAACGCCTTCTTCACCTATGGCGTCGTATTAGGTATGGGACATGACTGGCAAACTGCACTCGGTGCTGTGTTCTTCAGTGGTGTGCTCTTCATCATATTGAGTGTCTTGCGCATTCGCGAAATGATCATTAACGCGATACCATCAGCGCTTAAGCTCGCAATTGCCGCTGGTATCGGTGCGTTCCTTGCGCTTATCGCGCTGAAAAGTGCTGGTATCATTGTGGATCATCCAGCAACGCTTGTGACACTAGGCGAAATCAACGAATTCAAACCAGCTATCGCATTGGCTGGCTTCTTCGCCATCATTGCATTGGTTCAGCGCAATGTGCCAGGAGCCGTAATGCTCGTCATTCTTGCTGTTTCTGCTATCGGTATCGCGGTAGGAGATGTTGAATATGCAGGCATCATGTCTATGCCACCATCAATGGCGCCAACCTTCATGCAAATGGATCTGGCAGCCGCTCTTGATGTCGCCATGATCAGTGTAATCTTTGCTTTCCTATTCGTAGATTTGTTTGACACCAGCGGTACGCTAATCGCAGTGACACAGCGTGCGGGTTTAACCACTTCAGATGGTAAGGTACCTCGTTTACGTCAAGCATTAATGGCCGATAGTTCAGCAACTATTGCCGGCGCTGCCTTAGGTACATCAACTACTACCAGCTATATCGAAAGTGCTTCTGGCGTTGCTGCAGGTGGTCGAACTGGTCTAACGGCCATCACCGTTGGTTTATTATTCCTCGTGAGCATTTTCTTTGCACCACTAGCTGGGATGATCCCTGCCTACGCAACAGCTGGCGCAATCCTTTATGTTTCCGTCTTGATGATGTTTAGCCTTAAAGACGTAAATTGGGAAGACCTAACCGAATCTGCGCCCGTTGTGGTTGTGTTATTGCTAACACCTCTCACATTTTCTATCGCACACGGTATTACGCTTGGCTTCATCACCTATGCAGCAGCAAAACTGTTGGGTAATAAGCGTGAAGATGTTACCGTAAGCGTGTGGATTATTTCCGCGCTATTATTATTAAAGGTTATCTTTATCGGATAAAACAACATAGGAGAAAGTATGGATTCGATAGTAAACTGGGTAAATGAAAACCAAGAGCTGATTATCGACCATACTTTCGATGCCTTGATTGCCCTCCTCATTTTTGTGGTGGGCATCAAAATTTCCAGTATTATTGCCAACCTATTAGCCGCAATCCTCAATAAACGTAATACCGACCTTGCCGTTGTGGGCTTTGTAAAAAGCTTATTCAAAGCCATACTCATCACCTGCGTTATCATCATTGCTTTAAGTCATGCAGGGGTGGAAACCACCAGTTTCATTGCCATTTTAGGTGCCGCTGGTCTTGCTATCGGCTTATCACTACAAGGCTCTTTATCCAACTTTGCTTCTGGCATTCTTATTTCCGTATTTCGTCCTTTTAAGGCGGGGGATTATATTGAAGCAGGCGGTACCGCAGGTATCGTACAAAAAATCGAAATCTTCTTTACCTATTTAAACACGCCCGATAATAAGCAAGTGGTTGTTCCCAATAGCCAGATCACTTCAAGCAACATCGTTAATTATTCAAGCAATGCGACTCGCCGTGTTGATCTCATTATTGGCGTCGCGTACGAAGCCGATTTAAGAGAAGCACAAAAAGTCATCAAACAATGCTTAGATCAGCACGAAAAAGTGCTATCAGATCCAGAGTATTTGGTAGGCGTAGATGCACTGGCAGATTCCAGTGTGAATATCCTTTTGCGTGCATGGGTGAAAAGTGAAGACTTTTTGACCACTCGACTCGAACTCAACGAGCAAATTAAACTTGAGCTTGATGCTAACAATATCTCTATTCCATTCCCGCAAATGGATGTTCGCATCAGCAACTCTTAAACTATTTTTATGACTTATTACTATCCATGGGGAGCATTATGATTCGCTTTGGCAGCCTTTTATTAACCAGTTTATTGGCAAGCAACGTCGCCATGGCTGAAGAAGAAACCTCTAATAAAAACAATACGGATGCGCAATCGGAAGAGAAAAAGGCCATCGAGGGTGAATTCGAACTAGGCTTTATCAGTACGACAGGCAATACTGAAACCAGCTCTCTGAAAAGCAAGTTAGCGGTCATTCACGACTTAGATCATTGGCGCAACAACTATCAGTTCAGTAGTTTTTACAAAGATGAAACTGTTGAAGAAAACGGCGTCGAAACAACAGAGGTGAGTGCAGAAAAATACTTTGCCTCAGTGCAGGGCGACTATAAGCTCATTAACAACGGTTCCGCGCTGTTCCTTTATGCCTCTTATGAAGATGACCGATTTAGCGGTTACAACTACCAACAATCTTACGCATTAGGTTATTCAAACCAAGTGCTAAACAATAAAGTGCATAAACTTAATTACAATGTGGGTCCTGGTTATAGCTTTAGCGAACTTAACGACGGCGACACCGAAGAAGGTGGTTTCTTGCGTTTGGCGGTTGATTATCGCTATCGAATCAGTGAAAACGCCCGCTTTACTCAAAAAATCAGCACACAAGCAGCTTTCGAGAGCGATGATAATACCAAGAGCAAGTCAGAAACGGGCTTGGCTGCGACCTTAATTGGAAACTTGAGTATAAAAGCCGCGATTACAGTGGACCATAATACAAACGTTCCAGACGATACAGAGAAGACAGATACAGAAACCAGCCTTTCAATTTTGTATCTGTTTTAAAGAAATATCTTACATCCAGAAAAAGTCAGCTTAGCTGGCTTTTTTTTTGACCGAATGTCTTGAGGTTTGAAACGGTGATACCAACATACCTATGAATGATTGAGTCACTTTTGCATCCGTAAATTCTCGCAGACCAATGCGCATTTTTTCATGCCCAAACCGTGGTTGATCGACATAGGATCTAAATACTCGATCCCATATCGACAAATTAAAACCAAAATTAGAGTCCGTCTCTTCAGGTCTTTGTGAATGATGAACCCTATGCATGTCAGGTGTGACAATCAACAAGCGCAGCCATTTATCAAATGTAAGCGGTAATCTTAAGTTTGCATGATTAAACATGGCGGTACCATTCAAAATCACCTCGAACAAAATAATAGCGACAGCATCAACGCCGAATAACAGAACCGCGATAAATTTAATGAAAAGTGACAAGGCAATTTCAATGGGATGAAAACGAGAACCAGTGGTGACATCGATATTTTGATCCATATGATGCACTCGATGTAATCGCCATAACACGGGCACTGAATGAAACAAGCGATGTTGCCAGTAGATCAGACAGTCTAAAAGCAACAAGCTCAATATAACTTGAAGCGCAAAATTTGGTTGCCAAACATTAAATATTCCCCACTGCTTTTGTTCGACCCACAACGCTACGGCAACCGTTGTAGTAGGAATAAATACTCGCATGACAAAGCTATTAAAGAAGACCAGACCAAGGTTATTGCCCCAACGATAGAGCTTTGATCCAGACAGGGGACGTCGTGGAAAACACTGCTGTACTAAAAATAAGAAGCTTAACAAACCAAAGAAAACGCTCATGCGTACCTGTGGTTCATATTGGATAATCCAGTCTTGCATGGGGTTCACTCAGCTAGTGTTATTGGAATGACCACAATTACCACCAAGGCGGTACGCCATAGCGGTCGAGCAAGCGTTCTAAGCGACCATCTTGCTTCATGGCTTTTGTAGTCTCATCTACCCATTTTACGTATTGCTTACTGGATTCCAATGCAGGGCTGCAAGCAATATACATAGCTACTGGAGGAATTAAGTTACCTGCACTTTTAAGGTAACCTACCAAGCCCAT from Bermanella marisrubri carries:
- a CDS encoding NCS2 family permease, whose protein sequence is MLEKLFKLSQFGTTPKTEVIAGFTTYLTMAYIIFVNPAILADAGMDKGAVFVATCIAAAIGCFIMGFWANLPVALAPGMGLNAFFTYGVVLGMGHDWQTALGAVFFSGVLFIILSVLRIREMIINAIPSALKLAIAAGIGAFLALIALKSAGIIVDHPATLVTLGEINEFKPAIALAGFFAIIALVQRNVPGAVMLVILAVSAIGIAVGDVEYAGIMSMPPSMAPTFMQMDLAAALDVAMISVIFAFLFVDLFDTSGTLIAVTQRAGLTTSDGKVPRLRQALMADSSATIAGAALGTSTTTSYIESASGVAAGGRTGLTAITVGLLFLVSIFFAPLAGMIPAYATAGAILYVSVLMMFSLKDVNWEDLTESAPVVVVLLLTPLTFSIAHGITLGFITYAAAKLLGNKREDVTVSVWIISALLLLKVIFIG
- a CDS encoding sterol desaturase family protein produces the protein MQDWIIQYEPQVRMSVFFGLLSFLFLVQQCFPRRPLSGSKLYRWGNNLGLVFFNSFVMRVFIPTTTVAVALWVEQKQWGIFNVWQPNFALQVILSLLLLDCLIYWQHRLFHSVPVLWRLHRVHHMDQNIDVTTGSRFHPIEIALSLFIKFIAVLLFGVDAVAIILFEVILNGTAMFNHANLRLPLTFDKWLRLLIVTPDMHRVHHSQRPEETDSNFGFNLSIWDRVFRSYVDQPRFGHEKMRIGLREFTDAKVTQSFIGMLVSPFQTSRHSVKKKAS
- a CDS encoding mechanosensitive ion channel family protein — its product is MDSIVNWVNENQELIIDHTFDALIALLIFVVGIKISSIIANLLAAILNKRNTDLAVVGFVKSLFKAILITCVIIIALSHAGVETTSFIAILGAAGLAIGLSLQGSLSNFASGILISVFRPFKAGDYIEAGGTAGIVQKIEIFFTYLNTPDNKQVVVPNSQITSSNIVNYSSNATRRVDLIIGVAYEADLREAQKVIKQCLDQHEKVLSDPEYLVGVDALADSSVNILLRAWVKSEDFLTTRLELNEQIKLELDANNISIPFPQMDVRISNS
- a CDS encoding DUF481 domain-containing protein, yielding MIRFGSLLLTSLLASNVAMAEEETSNKNNTDAQSEEKKAIEGEFELGFISTTGNTETSSLKSKLAVIHDLDHWRNNYQFSSFYKDETVEENGVETTEVSAEKYFASVQGDYKLINNGSALFLYASYEDDRFSGYNYQQSYALGYSNQVLNNKVHKLNYNVGPGYSFSELNDGDTEEGGFLRLAVDYRYRISENARFTQKISTQAAFESDDNTKSKSETGLAATLIGNLSIKAAITVDHNTNVPDDTEKTDTETSLSILYLF